TTAGGGCGTACGACGGCCAATACCAAACCCTAACCTCATGGCCTTTGGATACCTACCCTCATCATCCCCCATTGTTCATTTCGTCCCATTGAAACCCTAGTTCATCCTTTCAAGTGATTTTGTGGCATTTTTGTGTGTATTCAAGAAAAAGGAACTTAGAGACCAAGCATTTGTTGAGGTTGAGCGTATGGATCCAGAGTCTTCATCAACTTTGGAagcttttgaaggtataaagttcttacCTTAATGATTCAATTTGATAGTTAGAATTTAGGGCTAGTTTATGAGCTTTATTTGGTCCCATGGGTTTTCTTTGTGAGTTTGGGCAACTCCAGGAGTTAAAGGTGTTAGATCTCAGTCCCTTTGATGTTATATATGCataaaatgtcatcttgatgatTGTTATTGGCCCATGCAAGAGTTTGAGTCCTTATTATGAGTATTGTTGTACAAAAATGGATGTTGGGTTACATTAAGACACACTAAGGTAtaaaagttgccaaatttatgtaTTAGAACCCAAAAATAGACGagatctgaaagttggacgtAATGGCTGAAAGAATTAAGCACTAAATGACTTAGGGTGGTAAGCATcccagtatgttgggcgtaccaaggGGTACGTTGCATGTACTGGTGGGTGGTcgagtacgccaagcgtacaatGCGTACACCGAGCGTAGGCCTCGTAGAGGCTTTCCTTGGGCTTTAGGTCTTCGGTTGGGCTTTAGACTTTTGGGCCTTAgttaggttttggtccttggactGTTTGATGCATGAGTGGGACTTGGGAATTCGTTAGTGGGCCTTAAGTTGCATGAGTTGTCCTTTTTGGGCCTTGGGGTCCATTATTGTGTTATTGGGCCAAGTTTGGTTAGGCCCATTATGGAAAGGGCAAAATGGGCTTTTATCTTTGGGGTCTGTATTTGGGATTTAGACCCATAATTATGGTTTATAACCTATTTCTAATTAGGGTGATTTGTTTGTGTTCAGTGTGGGATCTTCCTGTTCGGTAGCTGAGAATTTAGTTATTTATCAGCGGACTGAGGTGAGTTTTATCACTatatcaatgggtcgaaggcaccaaggtcggcccattatctGTGATATAGGTTGCTAGCTATATTTTTTATAtgtgtatgaaagactaggatatGGCCCatggcatttgtatgaaagaccaggatctagcCAGTGGCAGTTGTATGGAAGATCGAGATTTGGCCCTCAATAGGAAATTAATTGTAAGACTATGGTTTGGCCAATAGCACTAACTTATTTATGTTTGGTATATGGTACTtgtggaaactcactaagcttttgcttacagtttatatttgtggttttaggtacttcatgtACTAAGGGAAAGGGTCCGGCGTGATGGCACAACATTCTCTTCTCACTAATTTCTGTACTTTTTAATATTGTACTCTGATGATTTGACCTTTTTAACATGTTTTGGTTTTGGAACAATGTGATTATTGTAACTCTtggtttaaaatgaaaaaattgatCGTGGTTTTTGGGctattacaagttagtatcagagtcttggtttgatggatttgggcacactcttgggtgtgtctgaactcaaactgaggaaatgataatcttttcaaaataaaaagaaattaaatttttgaaaaatattattttgaagTAAAAAGGGGAGTGTAATatgtgcaatcagtcgagctcaagtaagtgtttcccAAGTTACCCATACTTATGTATTGTGATTAGTATGCTTGATATGTGAACTGCAtgatagattagggctaaggataccttcaggaaccatatgatagaattgcctaatttgtgtgatgccttatagctCAATAGAACTTGATTTCATGTATTACTTAGAATTGATATAGGCTTAGTTATTTGataagtgtatgctttcaaagttgtatatgATTAGGATTGTATGGCCCTAGAAAGATTGATATAGCCTCATtttatgttccttgtttggtagtGGGATTAGGGTAGAATCTTCATTCGACGGTCTATGTGATCCTATTTTGTGTacaacttgcatgcataaggcaaccagcAGGGTGGATTGAGGTTCTTGGTACTGTGAGGGGTGAGAGTTGATAGTTCTTGGAAGAGTCTAGGATATGTAAGTTGTGTATCATAAGTTTTGTTTATGATTATAGTATGGTAACTTAGAGGAATCAGGATTGTCCTTGGGGAAGGTATGGATAagagtggaaggtagtatggggctCGTACTTCTGGAATCACAGTACCTGTACCTGAGACAAGAACAAACCTAGGGACTCTAAGGGTACATGTGTGTTGAGATTTTCCCTCGAGTGTTTGCTGATTGTTTATATCTTGTGTTTCAGTTTGAGGATGGTGGTTACTCATTTGGGATCGGGAGGTACTGGTTCTGGCTCTGGATCGGGTTCAGTTCTGGCTCTGGCTCAGAACTGATTAATGAGAGGTTGCATGAGCTTATTTCAGTCGAGGTTACTCACGGTATTCTTGATGCTACCACCGTATTTTTGGTACTgtcaaggaggggattttggagCTCATGGAGGAGCGGCTCAGGTCTTTTCGAGCCGAGATTGTTATGGGTCAGATTGGGGCTCGAGCTCCCTCATTCCGGTGTTTCAAGGTGTGTGGAGCGCATGAGTTCTTTGGGTATAAGGACCACATCACTAGTCGTTGTTGGATCACTGGCAAGGAGAATGCTCAGTGTACGAGCTTTTTCCCAGAGGGGGAAAATGTGGGATTCACGTCCTGCTTGTTGAGGGACAAAGCATGGGAATGGTGGAAGGAGGTTACCCAAGTGGTAAGGATGTCGGCAGTGACTGTGATGACATGGGAGGACTTTGTTTAAAGGTTTCAAAgggagtttgcaccagctataGAGGTGCAGTTGTTGGcaagggagttccaggaccttctCCAGACTATAGAGATTGTGGCGAAGATTACCGCCAAATTCAAGGATAGCGCATTGTTGGTCCCGTAGTACgttgcggatgaggagatgaggaagacgagatatcatgatatgttgagagatgatattagggAGTTCGTAAGCTTctcagggtgcaagaccctgaatgatatggtcGAGAAGGCCCGCGagcgggagattgagttggagctccGGACGAAGTGAGAGTCAGAACATGTTCAGATAGTTGTGGGTCAGACTAAGAGACCAAAGACCTATAATACCCACTCTAGAAGCCAGCAGGGTTGGGGCCGTTGTGCCAAGTGCAGCAAGCCGCACAGTGGACCTTGATGATTAGCAGGTTCAAGATGTTTTAGTTGTTGCTAGTCGGGTCACGTGAGCAGGGATTGCCCCACGACGgctctgatttgctttcattgcaatcagatcGACTGCATAAAGGCCGATTGTTCGAGATTGTCTGGGGCAGCAATGGTGGCACTTGTtccggccaccttgaggattaccgatggcctCTAGGGCAAGGAGTAGGCTCCTGTGGTGAAGAGCAAGGTTTTTCAGCAGACTATTGATGAGGTCCATGCAGCGTCGGATGTAGTTAATGGTATGTGTTCTAACCCTATCTTTTATTTCTTTCCTTGTTTATTCTTATGTTTATTATGATCtagtatagggacctttttggtcaacggTTTGTTTGCTCATGttctatttgattcgggggctaccagatccttcgtatctcttgcgctcaaCAAGAATTTTCGTGACGCTCTAGGGACTTTGGATTCCCCTCTAGAGTTGGAGATTGCAGATGATCGTACCGTGAGTGCTTCGAGGGTTTTCTGTGGTGTGTCCTGAACATTTTTAACAAGAGGTTCTCTATTTATTTGGTGTCGATTCCATTGAGAGGATCAAAGGTTATCATTAGGATGGATTGGTTGGGCCTCAATGGGGCCGTGATTGACTGTGAGTAGTATCTAGTGAGATTTCGAACCCTaattgggggagaactggttattacCAGTGAGAGAGATTCGTATGGGCCAGCTCTCTATTCAGCTGTGAGGGCCAGGAGATATCTGTTATAGGGTTGTTCTGGGTTTTTAGCTTATGTTTCTGATATGTGGGTTGAGGGCACGACGGAGTTGAGTGGGGTATCCATTATGCtgtattttcttgatgtttttcCCTAGGAGTTGCTCGAAGTGCCTCCCGAGAGAGAGGTCGAGTTTCGGATTGATTTGGtacctggtgcggctccaatagccaaggtgtcgtatcctatttgtgaagaagaaggacagttCGCACTTTTTCCACACTTTTTGATATTGTACTGATGATTTGACATTGTTATTATGTGATGGTTTTGGAACAATGTGATGATTGTACCTCTTGTTTTAAAACGAAAAATTTTATCGTGGTTTTTGGTCTGTTACTATCTATATTTCAAAACCTTTCAAATATGTGATCTAAACATTCGTTCTTCCAAAATATTATTTGCTTTCAAAAAAATTCTTGCCTTCAAGGCATTCTTACAAAAAATtcttataaaaaacatttaacaGTTTCTttccaaaacatttcatatatcaaagcattttcattataataaaagTCATTTTCCATATACCCAAAGTGGGAAAATGCCATCACGTACTCACCTCAATCACACGAAGGTTATCTAGTCCTCTTTTAGTTCCTTTCTGGAACGACCCAAAATCCATGAGTAAAAATTCCATTTTTCAATTCATCAATTCAAACATTACATGTCTCAAAAAACATCCAAAATACAAACTATCACGAAATATCATAGTAACAAAGATCATAAAATGCGGAAATCGTGAGGGGGAGGATGATGTGTcatcacgtcgggcccttcccttttatatcggaagtatctgaaacaaaaacatatatgcaaacacaaatcttagtgagcttCCCCGAAATACCATATACATCATACGCATAAATATAACAACACATGGTTGTTTCATGTTCGTAACAACCCTCAGGTTTGTATCAGCCATATGCAACAGCAAATGAATGTGTCGGTCCGTATCAACCCCCGGGTCCACATCAAGCCCGAGTACATAATGGCTCCAAGACAAAATTAGATCCATGCATATATCATACAACCACATAAGTAATAGTCACATGATCGAATACACCCTACACATACATATCAGTggtccgaccttggtgccttcgacctactagtgtagtaagaagactcacctctaacTGAAGATAACTAAATCGTACACTCGAGCTATGGCTAACATGGATCCTCACACAAAATATAAACGAATAACAATCCTAATTAATAATCGATATTAATCCATAAACGAAGGTCTAATTCATCGTTTCTCAATCTAAGGGCAAAATATCATTTTGCCCTTCCCCTTCATGACCCGACTAGACAAGGCCCACAACCTCTAATGGCCAAAGGCCCAAAAATGGCCAAAAAGTGTTTCCTGGTAGTACGACCAACGTACTACCCATTACGCCATGTGTACAACATTTGATGCGAAAAGGTTACGCCGAAAAGATccagtacgtgcaacgtacccatggttatgcccaacgtacgcatCAGAGGTCTTGACATTATATTAAGGTCTTAATGCTTTAAGAACTAACATCCAAACTTCATATCTAACTCCAATAAAcgtctaaaatcataaatttgtAACCTTTATACCTTTTCATGGAAAAATGAGGCTCAAAACCAAAACCCCAACTTACATTATCTTCTAAAActccataactcttgcatggaggaAAATTAATGACTAGGCTAGCATTTTTATGATAATAAACACTCTAAAATGCTTGAAATGGAAGCTCAAAAGTTCTAGAATGAACAATAATCAAGAGATCAAATTTTTTGGGAGAAAAAGGCCAATACTTGCACCCTAACTAGATATAGCAAGGCAAGCATCaagatttgaactttataccttctggagatgCACAAGGGTGAGAAGGATCTGGATCCAAAAGCTTAAGTATTGGGACTTTTTTTGACAATTTCCCTATGGAATAATCGGGACTTTTATGTCCAAAAAAAACTTGGGACTAAAGTGtaattttcctaaaaatattaggacttttttgaCAATTTCCCtatggaaaaatataaaagtagGCGAAAACCGCGCATACATCCAAGTGTGTGTGCAAAAGTTATGAGCAAAACAACATTTCCCGAACAGGAGGTTTCATACTAAGTATGTGGAATTTCACACAGGTCGTGTGGAATAGTATGAATGCCCAGAAAGTGTAATTTTTCTCATAATAACATCCCACTCTACACCACTTGTATGGGTCATCACATATGATTAGGAGGTGTTTTATCAATTTAAAACACCTCACTTAATTTATTAAGTGCTCATTGAAACCCATTTAAGAATATATCAGTTCTCAAATTCCATAAAAAGGGTTTACTAGTCTATTGTTCACTTGAACATTCTAATGCGCAGGATGTTTGTTCCCAAGTTATTGAATACTCATATAAATATGGTCAAGCACATAAAACTATAATAAATCCCATTGTGAGTGTTTAAGTTAACCATGGAATCCTCAATTCCATCATTACACTCCAATGCTTATAAACACTTTAAAAGGGTTAAGAGCTCAAATTGTCCAATAACATTCTTCAACCTATATGACTTAATCCCAAATCATTTATTACATCATTGAGTCTTGTCTAATGCATAAAACTTGTTATAACAGAATCTAATCATATACTAAGCTCTTAACAACAAAGGGATTGTTCAATTCCATAGTAaattcccaaaatgcccttattGCCAAATATTCCATAAATTCAACTAGATATCATTCAAGTCTTCATTTTTTGCATTCAAATCATGTTATTAGTGTCGACTCATGTTTATATGTATCATACACTCATCAAATGCTCACATACAAGGGATTCCATTGTTGTCATCACACGTTCTCCCAATATCAATACAAATCCATGTTTATACTTGAGTATACCATCATGGATGAATTTGAGCATTTCAATTGGACTTTTTGCTATCAAATATCATCTAGGTCTTATAATTCAATCTCATTTCATCATCAATTGCAATATCCATAATTTtgggttttctagggtttttggttgaCTTTTTACCCAAATCACCAAAACAATCCATGGAATGATTGATTTGAGATTAGAACCATTGAAATCACCCAATGGAGGTTataaatcaaaaccctaatcatTAATTCAAGCCAAATTCGACATTAGGGTTCAACACCAATCATGAACTCAGAAATAGAGTTAGAAGAGGAGAAATTATACCTAAAAAGTCTTTTGCTTGGATGCTCAAATTCTCACTTGAATCAAACTCTTGATGTAGAAACATGAAGAACTCGCCATTAGAGCTCCTCCATTTCTTGCCAAACACGATCTTGTGAAAGGGGAGGAGAATGCATCTTATTTCCAAAAGGTTACCATTTGGTCCCTCAAGTTTGCTCATTTTGCCAATTTCTACCTTAAACtcatatttatgatttttaactTAAACTTTGACATAACAAGACCTCCTCCATCCATTATGTAACCTGTTTTTTATCCATCCCATTACTTGAGTCAACCCCTCTGGTCAACTCACTTTGCCAACTAGGCACTTTTGGTCCTTTAACTTTTAGAATGTTATTATTATCACTTCTAACTTTCTAGACTTCATATCAACTAATGATATGTTTATTCCTCGATGATTTAACTATATAAATCATCTttcatttattttctttattaatttAAGAACTCGATCataaaattttaggatgttacaatgatgatgatgatggtgatgatgatggtgatgatgacgatgatgatgatggtgatgatgatgatgatgatgatgatgatgatgatcttcATGTGCTTCAAACACTACCTCTTTTTCTATAGAACAAATTCTATAACAAAAGCCAAATGAATGAACAACTTCATTATCATAATGGTGATAATGGTGATGATGGTGAAGTTCAATCAAATTTTATATCCTTCGAACACCACCATAACCAAACCACATCACATATTTAACTTCAACCAATCAACACTAGTTCCCAGTACCGACACCCTCGAACATAGTATACGATACCATATTGCTTAGTGCTCTGAACATAGTACAACTCTTTCATGAAGCATTAGGGACATACATCATAATGATACATTTACTGCCCAAATTGACACCATGGATTATAGGTTGAACAATTTTTTTGTAAAAACTGATCAAGATCTTAATCTTCGGAAACACCATTGAGGGTGAAATCAAGAAACCCGCTTTTAGTTCTGACTCTAACATAATGACCATTAGAGTTAACCTTCAAAGCCAAAAGGTGCTTTATCTTTTAGTTCACGATAGTCACTAATCTAGTCAATGGGGTTCTTTGACGCCATAATTAGGGTTCAAGATGTTTTTTTTAGTTGAAACGGAGACGGTGTGCACAAAATCAAGAAGGCATGGGAGCCATAAGAGACGAGTGTGCACAAAATCAAACCTCACGATTGAATACGGAGAAAATGAAAGAAGATTAATGAGGTAGCTGAGAGAGGAAAGTATGTTGCAGGGATAGGGTTGGGTGGAGGTTTATTTAGTGTTTTTTTAGaattattaaatatataataaattttaaagaaaatattttaaattaaatgataaggataaaaaaaaaagtgtttttAGTTTTAGCAGGATCAAATCTATGACACcagttaaaaaaatatgaaattttcaaTTTTGAAACAATAGAACCCCTGGTCATGTAGAATAACAAACCACATAACCATTTTCCTAATTTTGTCATCAATGAATTATGATGCCTATGTCATAAAAAGATCATCAATGTATACAAGTTTATGTATCATGGCCAGAAACCACCAAACGTCTCAGCATCTGACGTGAGAGTTGCACCGAAGGTGTTCTAGCCCAAACTAGTGCTTGTCTGTTTGTGGATGATGACCTCGGCCCTCGCTTCCTTCTAGCAACCTTTCTGGTTATCAAGAAAAGCAAGCAGACATCGGCGTTTTATATTTGAATAATGTAATTGTAAATGCAATAAAcacaacaaacaaacaaacaagaagCAAATCAGTCTAGATAAGCCCATTGAGATCCCAAGAAGAAGAAACTAGATCATGAAAACGGGTCGGGTCTCTAATTCAAAATGAATAACCCATAAAATCTTTAATTGCGCTGCCGCTAGGACCAATAAATGAGTTTTTTggtttggggagctccggtcGAGATAAAATATACCAAGTAGGCTTAGACAGCCCAAGTCTCAACACCACCCATTCAGATTTTCTGACGAGGTGAAGTGGAAGTGCTTTAACGATGAAGGCTCCCTCTCACTCCGACCATCTCTTGACCTTCACCTTGGATGAACTCATATTTTTTGTTTCCTCGATGCTTGAGCCTGTTATCATTACAATCAACACACAAAAGATCCATTATCGGAAAACAACCCACAAACAAACATTCCAACTCTCGGATCGGATGTTGTAATACTATTCTTTTCATTTAAATGTTCTTGAGACTTAACGAGTGGCAAAGTCTAACCGCCGGTGGGTGGGTTGATATTTGGTAAGGGGATATTGTTGAAACTTGACATTTCAgtaacaataaaaataataataataatttatgagacattattgtcGACATGTTATTTAGCAAAATTTCACATGGCTTTCATTTGAATTTGTATATTTAATGTTTTATCGAAAAATGTAAATATTTAAgataatattaaattataaaattatagtCAATTTATAAATTATACATAAACTTCGTATAAGTAATATTAATTTATGAATGGTAGATCttacttttatatatattatgcttaaaaccatttaattataaACAGGCGTAGTgcataaataaataaagtagGAAATGGATCGTTTTTTTTACAAGATCCGTCCAAAAGTATATGAGATTGTAACTCAAGTCAACATCCAAAACACCGTTCAACTTGTACACATTTTTGTTGACGTGGATTTTATCTTATCAATACTTATTTTCTACGTACACACATGAGAATTATATTATATATCTTGAAATGAAATGAGATGTCATCATGATGAAAAATAATATAACAATAACCTTGCATCGAATCGTCTCATCTCTAAAACTCAAATTATTCAACCCAACGGACTACAATCACATAACTAAAAGTCTAAAAATCCAGAACACCTCTTACAATAATAATTCCCCTAAAGTCTACAAAATGATACAGTACATAGCATATCATCTAAACTAGAAGCCGAGGAGTTAGGCAATGTACCTTTGCGATAAACAAAAACCGATAACCACCAAACCCAAAACCACAACTACAGATGGTGTTCCAATGGCCCCACCAGATATTGACCTGCCCAAACACGGTATAGAGCCTGTTATGTCAATACTCAATATGAAGAAACACATGAAATTAATGAACGTTACCTGTCGATTACTGATTTTGTTGTGAGTCCAAATCCAAAGGGGAAGAGGGGATCATAATGCGGATCTCCTATGTTCATCGGGAGTTGGTCTACAGTTTTAAACCAAGTTCTGGGAAGTTTTCCGGTGAACTCATGGTCACCGAAAAGAACATCCGCCACACCTTGGCCTTCGGTGCCAGGTAACCAGGCGGCAACCAAAGCATCGATTGCAGACATATACGGTTCGATCACAACCGGGCGACCGGATATGATGACGACAACGCACTTTATTTGGCTGCAAACGTTTGTGATGACACTTGGACCGGGATCCGCGATTGTCAGGTTTGAACTATCTCCAAACATTTCGGTGTAAGGATGTTCACCAACGATGACTATGGCGTAAGAGAAGTTATTTGATTTAATGAATTCAGTGTTGGGATTCTCATTGTAAGTGACATCGGAGGTGGGGTCAATAGCGGATTTGATTCCGTTTAGGATAGTTGTTCctgcatttttttttatcaatatattataaaaaCAACCCAAAATAATTGTGAATTTGGACTTGGTGGGTGGGATATTTCTAAAGTAACCTGTGGTGTTTTGATTCCCGCTAAATCCTTGCCAACCGATTGTCCAACCACCACATTGGTAGCCCAGATTATCTGCATGACTTCCAGCAACCAAAACCTTTGATGACATCTTGGGGAGTGGTAGCATTGGTTCATCTGTCCTTTTCCCATTCTTCAAAAGCACTAGCGATTTCCTTACTGCCTCTCTTGCTATGTCTCTGTGTGCCTATATTTCTCAAAACCAAATAAATAAGACAGAAATTAAGACCCTGCGACAGAACAATTTGTACTACTGCCTTTGACATGCATTGGACCAAGACCAGAACAGATGTCAATGggacaaaaatttcaatttttcttttttttttgtcccACTCCCACCCAAGAAGCTTGTAGATGAGGATGTGgagggcattcacgtctttttGCATTGACGAGAGATGAATTGCAGGCTTTTGGGTGGGAGTGGgacaaaaaagttgaaattgttgtccCATTGACATCGGTTCCTGTCTTAGTCCAATGCAAGTATATCAAAAACCATGGAGCATTGGGAGTTGGATAATTGACTCACTGACCTGGCTTCCAACCTCGTTAACTAGACTGAAATCTGCAAGAGGGTTCTCAAACAGTCCCATTGTAAATTTGACTCGTAAAATTCTGCTCACGGCATCATCAATACGTTCCATTGGGATGAAGTTGTTCTTCACCAGATATGTGAGATCATTAATGAACTCCTTGTAGTTATTAGGGACCATCACCTGATCAAGAATATCAAATTGTTGTTTTGTTACTTACAAGAATCTACACCATTTACCTCTGAGAGagactgagagagagagagagagagagctactAACCATGTCAATGCCAGCTAAGACGCTAGCCAGGACAGAGTAAGTATAGTTGGAATGAGGAGGGGAAGTAATTCGGTCGATTCCTTCCCAATCTGAGATAACAAAACCCTGATAATATTTCACCCTCATTAAACAGTAAAAATCAATCAAATTTAAAATTACTCCTCTTTCAAAAAAAGGGTCTCCCTTTAtggtttttctttttcaaaaagccCATTTCTAGAGATTAAGGGGGGGTGTTTGGTTAGCTGGATTTCGTGAGATTTACCCCTCCGTAATTTGGTTGAAAATAAGTATAGAGTTGTCTAGCACAACTATTGATTGAATTCAGAAAATCCCATCAATTTCTTTTCATGGAATTCAATTCCAATCCTCCCTTCATTTGTGTAAGTGACTAAAATAACCTTCCTAAACCCCAATACTTTATACCTAAATGTCTACTGCTTAAAGCTTGTGGagcataaaaaacaaaaaataatccAGGGCAATCCCGTCATTTATCATTATTTGCATTCCAAATCATTTGACAAACTTATAAACCAAAAGACACATACAAAGGAATGGAATTGAACAGCCAACCAAACACATGACAGATTCCTGAAACACCAATTCCTTCAAAATTTCcttccaaaattttgtttttaaagacCCTTTGTCAACGTATTTATTCAATGGATAACTGTTAAGCTTACAAACTCCAAAAAAAAATGGAGGGGAATTGTTTGAGTAGCAGCAACCTGAAAAGTTGATATTTTAGTAGGAGAACATAAAATATACCTTGAAATTAAGCTTGTTCTTGAGGTATCCAGTAATAAGATCACCATTGGCATGCATCCTTTTACCATTCCAGCTGGAATAGGAGACCATGACTGTTGATACACCCTTGATGATTGAGTCATAGTAAGGGGGCATGTGGATACTTAGCAAGTCATGTTGGTTGGCCACTGTGTTGTTTTCATCAATTCCATGAGTTGTCCCACCATCAGCCACAAAGTGCTTTGCACAAGCAGCaaccttgtccctaacacacacacaaacacaaacaATATGGTTGGAGGGCTAATTTTCATAATGAAGATGAGgagggcattcatgtcttttgcACTGAAAATATCTATGAAAGGTTACAATTACATACTTTCCAGCAACATATGGGACACCCAACCGAGATCCCTTTGGAATTTCACCTTGCAACCCTAATATAATGTCAGTCATACTTTGAACAACTTTGGTATCCTCACTGTAACTCTCGTAACATC
The genomic region above belongs to Lactuca sativa cultivar Salinas chromosome 4, Lsat_Salinas_v11, whole genome shotgun sequence and contains:
- the LOC111907753 gene encoding uncharacterized protein LOC111907753 isoform X2; amino-acid sequence: MVKSMSMSYLGMMVLLWWLAVAVVAEDVKYKDPKQPVAARVKDLLEKMTMEEKIGQMVQIERISATPDIMKQYFIGSMLSGGGSVPNPQATVVDWINMVNGFQNGSLSTRLGIPMIYGIDAVHGHNNVINATIFPHNVGLGATRDTDLVKRIGAATAAEVRATGIPYAFAPCIAVCRDPRWGRCYESYSEDTKVVQSMTDIILGLQGEIPKGSRLGVPYVAGKDKVAACAKHFVADGGTTHGIDENNTVANQHDLLSIHMPPYYDSIIKGVSTVMVSYSSWNGKRMHANGDLITGYLKNKLNFKGFVISDWEGIDRITSPPHSNYTYSVLASVLAGIDMVMVPNNYKEFINDLTYLVKNNFIPMERIDDAVSRILRVKFTMGLFENPLADFSLVNEVGSQAHRDIAREAVRKSLVLLKNGKRTDEPMLPLPKMSSKVLVAGSHADNLGYQCGGWTIGWQGFSGNQNTTGTTILNGIKSAIDPTSDVTYNENPNTEFIKSNNFSYAIVIVGEHPYTEMFGDSSNLTIADPGPSVITNVCSQIKCVVVIISGRPVVIEPYMSAIDALVAAWLPGTEGQGVADVLFGDHEFTGKLPRTWFKTVDQLPMNIGDPHYDPLFPFGFGLTTKSVIDRSISGGAIGTPSVVVVLGLVVIGFCLSQRYIA
- the LOC111907753 gene encoding uncharacterized protein LOC111907753 isoform X1, giving the protein MVNMVKSMSMSYLGMMVLLWWLAVAVVAEDVKYKDPKQPVAARVKDLLEKMTMEEKIGQMVQIERISATPDIMKQYFIGSMLSGGGSVPNPQATVVDWINMVNGFQNGSLSTRLGIPMIYGIDAVHGHNNVINATIFPHNVGLGATRDTDLVKRIGAATAAEVRATGIPYAFAPCIAVCRDPRWGRCYESYSEDTKVVQSMTDIILGLQGEIPKGSRLGVPYVAGKDKVAACAKHFVADGGTTHGIDENNTVANQHDLLSIHMPPYYDSIIKGVSTVMVSYSSWNGKRMHANGDLITGYLKNKLNFKGFVISDWEGIDRITSPPHSNYTYSVLASVLAGIDMVMVPNNYKEFINDLTYLVKNNFIPMERIDDAVSRILRVKFTMGLFENPLADFSLVNEVGSQAHRDIAREAVRKSLVLLKNGKRTDEPMLPLPKMSSKVLVAGSHADNLGYQCGGWTIGWQGFSGNQNTTGTTILNGIKSAIDPTSDVTYNENPNTEFIKSNNFSYAIVIVGEHPYTEMFGDSSNLTIADPGPSVITNVCSQIKCVVVIISGRPVVIEPYMSAIDALVAAWLPGTEGQGVADVLFGDHEFTGKLPRTWFKTVDQLPMNIGDPHYDPLFPFGFGLTTKSVIDRSISGGAIGTPSVVVVLGLVVIGFCLSQRYIA